In Actinomycetes bacterium, a single window of DNA contains:
- a CDS encoding galactokinase: protein RRSVCDAAARLLGLASLREVEPTGLEDAVGSLPHEEMRRLVRHVVTEIDRVRTAAALLETGRIRDLGPLLDASHRSLSEDFRVSCEELDLACETAVSAGALGARMTGGGFGGSAIALVDSGAEEVVADAVTAAFDRAGYAAPAFLHAVPSGPAGRVATRT, encoded by the coding sequence CCGCCGCTCGGTCTGCGACGCAGCGGCCCGGCTGCTCGGCCTGGCGAGCCTGCGCGAGGTCGAGCCCACCGGCCTCGAGGACGCCGTCGGCTCGTTGCCGCACGAAGAGATGCGCCGCCTGGTTCGGCACGTGGTGACCGAGATCGACCGGGTTCGCACGGCCGCAGCCCTGCTGGAGACCGGTCGCATCCGCGACCTCGGTCCGCTGCTGGACGCCTCGCACCGCTCCCTGAGCGAGGACTTCCGGGTGTCCTGCGAGGAGCTCGACCTCGCCTGCGAGACGGCCGTCTCGGCGGGCGCCCTGGGCGCGCGGATGACCGGCGGTGGCTTCGGCGGGTCGGCCATCGCCCTGGTCGACAGCGGGGCCGAGGAGGTGGTGGCCGACGCCGTCACCGCCGCCTTCGACCGGGCCGGGTACGCGGCGCCCGCCTTTCTGCACGCCGTCCCGAGCGGACCTGCGGGACGGGTGGCCACTCGGACCTGA
- a CDS encoding NADPH:quinone oxidoreductase family protein — protein MRAVQVVTLDGPAAVAVNEVPEPTTSDGSVVVEVHAAGVAFPDVLLTRGRYQYKPDPPFTLGAEISGVVRSAPAGSAVRPGDRVAAFPMFGGFAEVVAVEPHLVLPLPDSVSFETGAALPMNYLTAHFALLRRGRLKSGETVLVHGAAGGVGTAAVQLARALGARVLAVVSGAQKADMARTAGAHDVVLAEGFRDAVKELTGGAGADIVVDPVGGDRFTDSLRSLAPEGRLLVIGFTGGEIPTVKVNRLLLNNIEVVGVGWGAFWMSRPEFLQQQWAQLLPLLADGRIDPPIGRTYPLEQTAAALDDVEQRRALGKLVLRMR, from the coding sequence GTGCGAGCGGTTCAGGTTGTGACGTTGGACGGCCCAGCCGCCGTCGCGGTGAACGAGGTCCCGGAGCCGACTACGTCCGACGGCTCGGTGGTCGTCGAGGTGCATGCCGCAGGGGTGGCGTTCCCCGACGTCCTGCTCACCCGTGGCCGCTACCAGTACAAGCCGGATCCGCCGTTCACGCTGGGCGCCGAGATCTCCGGGGTCGTCCGGTCCGCACCCGCCGGTTCCGCGGTTCGGCCCGGCGACCGGGTCGCCGCGTTCCCGATGTTCGGCGGGTTCGCCGAGGTGGTGGCGGTCGAGCCGCACCTCGTGCTGCCGCTGCCCGACTCGGTGTCCTTCGAGACCGGCGCGGCGCTGCCGATGAACTACCTGACGGCGCACTTCGCGCTGCTCCGGCGTGGCCGTCTGAAGTCGGGCGAGACCGTCCTGGTGCACGGGGCGGCCGGTGGGGTCGGCACGGCTGCGGTCCAGCTGGCCCGCGCGCTGGGCGCGCGAGTGCTGGCCGTCGTGTCGGGCGCGCAGAAGGCGGACATGGCGCGGACCGCCGGCGCCCACGACGTGGTGCTGGCCGAGGGATTCCGGGACGCCGTTAAGGAGCTCACCGGCGGGGCCGGGGCCGACATCGTGGTGGACCCCGTCGGTGGGGACCGGTTCACCGACTCGCTGCGCAGCCTCGCACCCGAGGGCCGGCTGCTGGTCATCGGCTTCACCGGCGGCGAGATCCCGACGGTGAAGGTGAACCGGCTGCTGCTGAACAACATCGAGGTCGTTGGCGTCGGCTGGGGGGCGTTTTGGATGTCCCGGCCGGAGTTCCTCCAGCAGCAGTGGGCGCAGCTGCTTCCGCTGCTGGCCGACGGCCGGATCGACCCGCCGATCGGCCGCACCTACCCGCTGGAGCAGACCGCCGCGGCGCTGGACGACGTGGAGCAGCGCCGGGCGCTCGGCAAGCTCGTGCTCAGGATGCGCTGA
- a CDS encoding class I SAM-dependent methyltransferase translates to MPGSRRTSQRTDRWWTFAAPGYDRTVALVGWHRWLGELVAGVDGGVVLEVGCGPAFLARSLRSRGVDYVGLDRNPAMLHRARRGTHGWGPGRSRLVRGDCTELPFRTGSFDVVVAAGVLGLLRAPQRQAALRELARVSRGEVRLLEPIARGAAGTHRLRTRLLAFAPDGQIALAELVDAGLRPELVGPARLAGVYSQVRGTPLGKRPDR, encoded by the coding sequence ATGCCCGGCAGCCGCAGAACCAGCCAGCGGACGGACCGCTGGTGGACGTTCGCGGCGCCCGGCTACGACCGCACCGTCGCGCTCGTGGGCTGGCACCGCTGGCTGGGCGAGCTCGTCGCCGGGGTCGACGGTGGAGTCGTGCTCGAGGTCGGCTGCGGCCCGGCCTTCCTGGCTCGGAGCCTGCGCTCGCGAGGCGTCGACTACGTGGGGCTCGACCGGAACCCGGCGATGCTCCATCGGGCGCGGCGAGGTACTCACGGATGGGGACCGGGTCGCAGTCGCCTCGTCCGGGGCGACTGCACCGAGCTGCCGTTCCGCACGGGGTCGTTCGACGTGGTGGTCGCCGCCGGCGTGCTCGGCCTGCTCCGGGCGCCGCAACGGCAGGCTGCCCTGCGCGAGCTGGCCCGCGTCAGCCGAGGCGAGGTCCGGCTGCTCGAGCCGATCGCTCGCGGCGCCGCCGGGACGCACCGGCTGAGGACGCGCCTGCTCGCCTTCGCGCCCGATGGCCAGATCGCGCTGGCGGAGCTCGTGGACGCCGGACTCCGACCGGAGCTGGTCGGTCCGGCGCGGCTGGCGGGCGTCTACTCGCAGGTCCGGGGGACGCCGCTCGGGAAGCGGCCGGACCGGTGA
- a CDS encoding PLD nuclease N-terminal domain-containing protein produces the protein MRSDRRWSELSGTQRSAILVAASIELALTATALVDLVRRPAAEVHGPKGLWALGVFVQPIGPIAYLTCGRHRG, from the coding sequence ATGAGAAGCGACAGGCGTTGGTCTGAGCTGTCGGGCACTCAGCGTTCGGCCATCCTGGTCGCGGCGTCCATCGAGCTGGCCCTGACGGCCACGGCCCTCGTCGACCTGGTCCGGCGTCCAGCGGCCGAAGTCCACGGCCCCAAGGGGCTGTGGGCGCTGGGCGTGTTCGTGCAGCCGATCGGGCCGATCGCCTACCTGACTTGCGGCCGCCACCGCGGCTGA